A genomic region of Plasmodium malariae genome assembly, chromosome: 14 contains the following coding sequences:
- the PmUG01_14044700 gene encoding conserved Plasmodium protein, unknown function — protein MNHVIIFLLLLINYGKYVTGNENEGKSPNDNSESDDYDLDEKWKLYPLETNPFIDLLHPNFKGDFIRCIDEYYIYETKEYNEYKIQRYNSLKNNKKFQKKQFNCAINILVHGRPNSRSAVDYRIWSAPANIMKHEAMLKKKYSKYILYTPFVSLANFIGTEGVYTHVNFAYILANRLSLTFKNMLEDDTCYNYDVFIHSHCFGANIVRLILTSHKDIWKILDTSFINSTYEREVLSILDDNFKLSLKDINILTDRSHIQIRKDPYFKTCKNYLYKSFQRKITNKKETVYFDDIFDDYNVKYDVFKEDFNSMYNSTNYNDGDNTTSDDILKNPIEKNDEENEQPSYRKGKENQINRFVKRLHFYILNKKFNLLGITATGPPLIGFVSNMEDIKVGHQKFMRYKFLFRTLPSSFRSKMFKTRDAQELIHVVNPQLLCLLAVNEKINYDYTNDEGSLISFFKSVSYYSDLDNDELISMHSSLGLHSSFHMRSLSYYLLNFRNEYFHRTYSIPVYLSDINVSNNYPFFEYLKKCDVCSNIKHKYIEQFVSYINEIVNYEQKPQPFIPNRYVYKNPFLKHYVVPYMQENTIYSSHSILGTGRTNLLLYSFDIYRHIAITGFSNNNVVTNNIEIISDSDPLVFYNWLTYSGNQNYLNCENFIQDVFVYSDNLNMNMMKNLFNVFLTTHYVKFFIFTKTNSADIYRSLYRTLRSFSLPLSNVILRKQRKKDVIFPLLSTTELDYQEGLVYEYLGVFTNFLRNYSQNNSYFNITDDNFLISQRAFKKLQKRYIKGLKLKLKEMDVFIKENKTFKDIKNKIQRMYNIENTRCSNEGDLENNENVVDFSTFESYLIEDSSDDDSDDSSSSTSNNSTATSYVKHHGIYLHIKRSMFLKEAFESIRAYNESYNCVHFIEFIIRNAMHEHIEDHLNNLSEVNSCLFGINEEIELSYISKYCNYDQQAYFHIKKNYNSKGIFSVRGLIDCSHEKYSHLKLCENSILLKKFFHKSLDTIVSGLHDKEKKRMTEMREAIEKGMEVSDILSLSNDSLAAVFHNKNEDIANFTINACFKVLDTSDIDNFFFKDDDKEGNTEDLKGREKFKDAHNHDMIFCTQVTLPVFLNKLIIKSVNDVYLRAIRNIMKNGFFRDVYSIRGNDEPYDSFVYFFDNFSYVYNIKKRYESINKIRTFNTPQTIKWNYFYYLLKYDSKINYNDDVFLKEFFYGKTFNTVKPRIDNIMHKFMTHFTVFFYLFKVK, from the exons atgaatcatgtcataatatttttgttgttgCTTATTAATTATGGTAAATATGTAACTGGTAACGAAAATGAAGGAAAAAGTCCGAATGATAAT AGCGAAAGTGATGATTACGATCTTGACGAAAAATGGAAACTGTATCCATTAGAGACGAATCCATTTATTGATCTGTTACACCCAAATTTTAAAGGGGATTTTATAAGGTGTATAGACGAATACTACATATATGAAACAAAGGAATacaatgaatataaaatacaaagaTATAATAGtttgaaaaataacaaaaaatttcaaaagaAACAATTTAATTGtgctataaatatattagttcATGGAAGACCTAATTCAAGAAGTGCAGTTGATTATAGAATATGGAGTGCTCCAGCAAATATAATGAAACATGAAGccatgttaaaaaaaaaatatagcaaatatattttgtatacaCCATTTGTTAGTCTTGCAAACTTTATAGGTACAGAAGgtgtatatacacatgttaACTTTGCATATATTCTTGCAAATAGATTATctttaacatttaaaaacATGCTAGAAGATGATActtgttataattatgatGTTTTTATTCATTCGCATTGTTTTGGTGCAAATATAGTTAGATTAATACTTACATCACATAAAGACATATGGAAAATTTTAGATACatcatttattaattcaaCATATGAAAGAGAAGTTTTATCCATTTTAGATGACAATTTTAAGTTATctttaaaagatattaaCATTCTTACGGATAGAAGTCATATACAAATTAGAAAAGAtccatattttaaaacatgtaaaaattatttatataaatcgtttcaaagaaaaataacaaataaaaaggaaacagTGTATTTTGATGATATATTTGATgattataatgtaaaatatgatGTTTTCAAAGAAGATTTTAACAGTATGTACAACTCTACTAATTATAATGATGGTGATAATACCACTTCAGAtgatattttgaaaaatccTATTGAGaaaaatgatgaagaaaATGAACAACCGAGTTACAGGAAAGGGAAGGAGAATCAGATAAACAGATTTGTCAAAagattacatttttatatattaaataaaaaatttaatttattaggTATAACTGCAACAGGTCCTCCGTTAATTGGTTTTGTATCAAATATGGAAGATATTAAAGTAGGTCATCAAAAATTTATGAGGTACAAATTTTTGTTTAGAACTTTACCTTCATCCTTTAGAtctaaaatgtttaaaactAGAGATGCACAAGAATTGATACATGTTGTTAATCCACAATTATTGTGCTTATTAGCAGTAAATGAAAAGATAAATTATGATTACACAAATGATGAGGGTTCTttaatatccttttttaaatctGTTAGTTATTATTCTGATTTAGATAATGATGAACTTATAAGCATGCACAGTAGTTTAGGGTTACATTCGTCATTTCATATGAGATCATTAAgttattatcttttaaattttagaaatgaatattttcACCGAACATATAGTATTCCGGTTTATTTATCTGATATAAATGTTTCAAAtaattatcctttttttgaatatttaaaaaaatgtgatGTTTGTTCAAATATtaagcataaatatatagaacagtttgtatcatatattaatgaaatagtAAATTATGAGCAAAAACCACAACCATTCATTCCAAatagatatgtatataagaacccatttttaaaacattatgTAGTACCATATATGCAAGAAAATACTATTTACTCATCTCATTCTATATTAGGAACAGGTAGAACAAATTTgcttttatattcttttgaCATATATAGACATATAGCAATAACCGgatttagtaataataatgttgtaacaaataatatagaaattatTTCTGATTCGGACCCATTAGTTTTCTATAACTGGCTAACTTATTCCGGCAATCAAAATTATCTTAACTGCGAAAATTTTATCCAAGATGTTTTTGTTTACTCAGATAATctaaatatgaatatgatGAAGAAtctttttaatgtatttttgaCAACACATTAtgtgaaattttttatttttactaaaacAAACTCAGCAGATATTTATAGAAGTTTATATAGAACTCTTAGAAGTTTTTCTCTTCCACTTTCTAATgttattttaagaaaacaaagaaaaaaagatgtcatttttcctttactAAGCACTACTGAACTTGATTATCAAGAAGGTTtagtatatgaatatttaggTGTATTTAcgaattttttaagaaattatagtcagaataattcatattttaatattacagATGATAATTTTCTCATTAGTCAAAGAGCTTTTAAAAAGCTTCAAAAACGTTATATAAAAGGCTTAAAACTTAAACTAAAGGAAATGGATGTGTTTATAAAAGAGAACAAAACAtttaaagatattaaaaacaaGATACAacgtatgtataatattgaaaatactAGATGTAGTAACGAAGGAGATTtggaaaataatgaaaatgtagTGGATTTTAGTACTTTTGAATCTTATTTAATTGAAGATAGTAGTGATGATGATAGTGAtgatagtagtagtagtacgAGTAATAATAGTACAGCTACATCTTATGTGAAACATCATggtatttatttacatataaaaagatCTATGTTTTTGAAGGAAGCTTTTGAATCTATAAGAGCATATAATGAATCTTATAATTGCGTACATTTCATAGAATTTATAATTAGAAATGCAATGCATGAACATATTGAAGATCACTTAAATAACTTGAGTGAAGTCAATTCTTGTCTGTTTGgtataaatgaagaaattgAACTTTCTTATATATCCAAGTATTGTAATTATGATCAACAAgcatattttcatataaaaaaaaattataactcAAAAGGAATTTTTTCTGTAAGAGGTCTTATCGATTGTTCACATGAGAAGTATAGTCATTTGAAACTTTGTGAAAACTCAATTcttcttaaaaaattttttcataaatcaTTAGATACAATTGTATCAGGTTTAcatgataaagaaaaaaagaggatGACAGAGATGAGAGAAGCTATAGAAAAGGGTATGGAAGTATCAGACATATTATCATTAAGTAATGATTCGTTAGCTGCCGTTTTTCataacaaaaatgaagatataGCCAACTTTACAATTAATGCTTGTTTTAAAGTATTAGATACCTCAGAcattgataattttttttttaaggatgATGATAAAGAAGGTAATACTGAAGATTTAAAAGGaagagaaaaatttaaagacGCACATAACCATGATATGATTTTCTGTACACAAGTGACATTAcctgtttttttaaataagttaattataaaaagtgtGAATGATGTTTATTTGAGGGctattagaaatattatgaaaaatggCTTTTTTAGAGATGTGTATAGTATACGGGGTAATGATGAACCGTACGAttcatttgtatatttttttgacaatttttcatatgtctataacataaaaaaaaggtatgaaagcataaataaaataagaacatTTAATACACCACAAACTATTAAATGGAACTACTtctattatttgttaaaatatgactcaaaaataaattataatgatgATGTTTTTTTGAAAGAATTCTTTTATGGAAAAACATTTAACACGGTTAAACCACGTATTGATAATATTATGCACAAATTCATGACTCATTTTACTGTgttcttttatttgttcaaagtaaaataa